In one Ornithinimicrobium pratense genomic region, the following are encoded:
- a CDS encoding helix-turn-helix transcriptional regulator, producing MNAAETPREGAALLASAVRRRIVDTLAGLPRLAVEGRPTRTSGLTAAELGQVLSLHSTTVRFHLDQLVAAGLLEAHFVRGGGAGRPKKKYVVVDGELTPPESPQAEGPYQVLAALLAEALDPESVAHLSPEEAGAEWARQRLADRGRTGPERPAATAGEWVGKLGQVVDLLSEWGYTPDLSVEGAEGEATLTLRDCPFLELARVRPAVVCGVHRGLLRGALEVAGEEQAEVSLRPFVGPRTCHAVVFRDGGPVDVEGLLMPEQPATDPPTTDPQPPDPPATDPPATGTSPTDQESTS from the coding sequence GTGAACGCCGCCGAGACGCCACGCGAGGGAGCAGCGCTGCTGGCCTCAGCCGTGCGTCGGCGGATCGTGGATACCCTGGCCGGCCTGCCCCGGCTGGCGGTCGAGGGCCGACCGACCCGCACCAGCGGCCTGACGGCAGCCGAGCTGGGTCAGGTCCTGAGCCTGCACAGCACCACGGTCCGGTTCCATCTCGACCAACTGGTCGCCGCCGGTCTGCTCGAGGCGCACTTCGTCCGCGGCGGGGGAGCGGGCCGTCCGAAGAAGAAGTACGTCGTCGTCGACGGAGAGTTGACGCCGCCGGAGTCGCCCCAGGCCGAGGGGCCTTACCAGGTGCTGGCGGCCCTTCTCGCCGAGGCGCTCGACCCGGAGTCGGTGGCGCATCTGTCTCCGGAGGAGGCCGGCGCGGAGTGGGCCCGCCAGCGCCTGGCCGACCGGGGTCGAACCGGGCCGGAGCGGCCCGCGGCGACCGCCGGCGAGTGGGTCGGCAAGCTGGGGCAGGTGGTGGACCTGCTGTCCGAATGGGGTTATACCCCCGATCTCAGCGTGGAGGGCGCCGAAGGAGAGGCCACCTTGACTCTGCGGGACTGCCCCTTCCTGGAGCTGGCTCGCGTCCGCCCGGCCGTGGTCTGCGGGGTGCACCGCGGTCTGCTCCGCGGGGCCCTGGAGGTGGCGGGGGAGGAGCAGGCCGAGGTCAGCCTGCGCCCCTTCGTCGGGCCCCGGACCTGTCACGCGGTGGTCTTCCGCGACGGTGGCCCCGTCGACGTCGAGGGGCTGCTCATGCCCGAGCAGCCCGCCACCGACCCGCCCACTACCGACCCGCAGCCCCCGGACCCGCCCGCCACCGACCCGCCGGCAACCGGCACGTCACCCACCGATCAGGAGAGCACCTCATGA
- a CDS encoding MFS transporter — translation MWISTTAFTLMFAVWLMFGILGKPIQEEFGLTDTQLSWIAAVAVLNGSIWRLPAGMITDRIGGRKMMTAILAVSAVPAFLVSQAQSYGMLLVLAFLVGFAGNSFSVGIAWNAAWTPRERQGFALGLFGAGNVGASVTKFIGPPIIAATAGSTVILGLQGGWRLIPVVYAVLLLVMAAITWFGTPSQDQMPGSSRTIGQMMTPLRQVRVWRFSLYYVAVFGAYVALAAWMPIYYINNFGVSLTTAGLLTAVFIFPASLLRPVGGWFTDRWGARKAMYGTFVVMLITSGILMMPNGHIVIDHADGRATEHLGYAMHIVPFTILLFLLGCAMGVGKAAVFKHIPEYFPDNVGPVGGLVGMLGGLGGFFLPPLFAYTEEWSGFPTSTFFVLFLLTAVCLLWMHLTVVRMLHEQSPQLSDKLEPSDGQQHLDRTFSGTPDQTDSRLQEAQR, via the coding sequence ATGTGGATCTCCACCACCGCCTTCACCCTCATGTTCGCGGTCTGGCTGATGTTCGGCATCCTCGGCAAGCCCATCCAGGAGGAGTTCGGGCTCACCGACACCCAACTGTCGTGGATCGCCGCGGTGGCCGTGCTCAACGGCTCGATCTGGCGCCTCCCCGCCGGGATGATCACCGACCGGATCGGCGGGCGCAAGATGATGACCGCGATCCTGGCGGTCAGCGCGGTCCCCGCCTTCCTGGTCAGCCAGGCCCAGAGCTACGGGATGCTGCTGGTGCTGGCCTTCCTCGTCGGCTTCGCCGGCAACTCCTTCTCGGTCGGCATCGCCTGGAATGCCGCCTGGACGCCCCGCGAGCGCCAGGGCTTCGCCCTCGGCCTGTTCGGCGCCGGCAACGTGGGCGCCTCGGTCACCAAGTTCATCGGCCCGCCGATCATCGCCGCGACCGCGGGCTCCACCGTCATCCTGGGTCTGCAGGGCGGGTGGCGCCTCATCCCGGTCGTGTATGCCGTGCTGCTGCTCGTCATGGCGGCGATCACCTGGTTCGGCACCCCGTCCCAGGACCAGATGCCCGGCTCCTCCCGGACGATCGGGCAGATGATGACGCCCCTGCGCCAGGTGCGGGTGTGGCGGTTCAGCCTGTACTACGTCGCGGTCTTCGGTGCCTACGTGGCGCTGGCCGCCTGGATGCCCATCTACTACATCAACAACTTCGGGGTCTCGCTGACGACCGCTGGCCTGCTGACCGCGGTCTTCATCTTCCCCGCCTCCTTGCTGCGTCCGGTGGGCGGCTGGTTCACCGACCGGTGGGGCGCCCGCAAGGCGATGTACGGGACCTTCGTGGTGATGCTGATCACCTCCGGCATCCTGATGATGCCCAACGGACACATCGTCATCGACCACGCCGACGGCCGGGCCACCGAGCACCTGGGCTACGCCATGCACATCGTGCCGTTCACCATCCTGCTCTTCCTCCTCGGCTGCGCGATGGGCGTGGGCAAGGCCGCGGTCTTCAAGCACATCCCCGAGTACTTCCCCGACAACGTCGGACCGGTCGGCGGCCTGGTCGGCATGCTCGGCGGGCTGGGTGGCTTCTTCCTACCGCCGCTGTTCGCCTACACCGAGGAATGGTCCGGCTTCCCGACCTCCACCTTCTTCGTCCTCTTTCTCCTCACTGCCGTCTGCCTGCTGTGGATGCACCTGACCGTGGTCCGGATGCTGCACGAGCAGTCCCCCCAGCTGTCCGACAAGCTCGAGCCCTCAGACGGCCAGCAGCACCTAGACCGCACCTTCAGCGGAACCCCTGACCAGACCGACAGCCGCCTTCAGGAGGCACAGCGATGA
- a CDS encoding MFS transporter gives MSTPATERRTGGEWLQNWDPENEETWDSGRAWSTLWITTFTLTLCFITWFLPSAIVPRLNALGYEFTQGQLYWMAAMPGLAAGLLRIVWMVLPPVLGTRKMVAITTFLLVFPLLGWGVRVQEPTAPYWELMVLAFLAGIGGGAFSGFMPSTSYFFPKRMQGTALGLQAGLGNFGVSLVQLLTPWLIGFGMLGFLGNSQSMEMAGQANQEVWYQNAAFFWIPFCLIGAALAWWMLKSVPIKANIRQQFDIFSNVDTWLMTLLYIMTFGTFSGLSAQFGLLMQNLYGSGNPDIVQGTGPEAQMLIEGYAVPNALALVFLGPLVGAGARVLFSPLTDRMGGAIWTLISGLGLIGSIAFTMTALVPDTSSASALDAGFDRFLWGMLAIFLFAGIGNASTFKQMPMIFERRQAGGVIGWTAAIAAFGPFLFGIGLTLMSPTTFYAIGIAFAVMCVIITWVRYARPGAPKPG, from the coding sequence ATGAGTACCCCCGCGACCGAACGCCGCACCGGCGGTGAGTGGCTGCAGAACTGGGACCCCGAGAACGAGGAGACCTGGGACAGCGGCCGGGCCTGGTCCACCCTGTGGATCACCACGTTCACCCTGACCCTGTGCTTTATCACCTGGTTCCTGCCCAGTGCCATCGTGCCCCGCCTCAACGCCCTCGGCTATGAGTTCACCCAGGGCCAGCTGTACTGGATGGCCGCGATGCCCGGCCTGGCGGCGGGCCTGCTGCGGATCGTGTGGATGGTGCTGCCCCCCGTCCTGGGCACCCGCAAGATGGTGGCGATCACCACCTTCCTGCTGGTCTTCCCCCTGCTGGGCTGGGGCGTGCGCGTGCAGGAGCCGACCGCCCCGTACTGGGAGCTGATGGTCCTGGCCTTCCTCGCCGGTATCGGCGGAGGTGCCTTCTCCGGCTTCATGCCCTCCACGTCCTACTTCTTCCCCAAGCGGATGCAGGGGACGGCGCTGGGCCTGCAGGCGGGCCTGGGCAACTTCGGGGTCTCCCTGGTCCAGCTGCTCACCCCCTGGCTCATTGGCTTCGGGATGTTGGGCTTCCTGGGCAACAGCCAGAGCATGGAGATGGCCGGCCAGGCCAACCAGGAGGTCTGGTACCAGAACGCGGCCTTCTTCTGGATCCCGTTCTGCCTCATCGGCGCCGCCCTGGCCTGGTGGATGCTGAAGTCGGTGCCGATCAAGGCCAACATCAGGCAGCAGTTCGACATCTTCAGCAACGTCGACACCTGGCTGATGACCCTGCTCTACATCATGACCTTCGGCACCTTCTCCGGCCTGTCCGCCCAGTTCGGCCTGCTCATGCAGAACCTCTACGGCTCAGGCAACCCCGACATCGTCCAGGGCACCGGGCCCGAGGCCCAGATGCTCATCGAGGGCTACGCGGTGCCCAACGCCCTCGCGCTGGTCTTCCTCGGCCCCCTGGTCGGGGCGGGCGCCCGCGTGCTCTTCTCGCCACTCACCGACCGGATGGGTGGAGCGATCTGGACGCTCATCTCCGGGCTGGGCCTCATCGGCTCGATCGCCTTCACGATGACCGCCCTGGTGCCGGACACCTCCTCGGCCTCGGCCCTGGACGCCGGTTTCGACCGCTTCCTGTGGGGGATGCTGGCGATCTTCCTCTTCGCCGGGATCGGCAACGCCTCGACGTTCAAGCAGATGCCGATGATCTTCGAGCGTCGCCAGGCCGGTGGCGTGATCGGCTGGACCGCGGCCATCGCGGCCTTCGGACCGTTCCTCTTCGGGATCGGGCTGACCCTGATGAGCCCGACCACCTTCTATGCCATCGGCATCGCCTTCGCCGTGATGTGCGTGATCATCACCTGGGTGCGCTACGCCCGTCCTGGCGCTCCGAAGCCGGGCTGA
- a CDS encoding DUF2249 domain-containing protein, producing MNDSPRTLPITEKGGCGCGCSGAEGIPALDARAIPHAIRHATIFGAVGGLRPGQQMDLLAPHDPLPLLAQLAEREGGSVMHEYLERGPETWTLRLTRRADELATGAANA from the coding sequence ATGAACGACTCACCCCGCACCCTGCCGATCACCGAGAAGGGCGGCTGCGGCTGCGGCTGCTCCGGCGCCGAGGGCATCCCTGCCCTCGATGCCCGGGCGATCCCCCACGCGATCCGCCACGCAACCATCTTCGGCGCCGTCGGCGGTCTGCGGCCCGGACAGCAGATGGACCTCCTCGCCCCCCACGACCCGCTGCCCCTGCTGGCGCAGCTCGCCGAGCGCGAGGGCGGGTCGGTGATGCACGAGTACCTCGAGCGTGGCCCCGAGACCTGGACGCTGCGCCTCACCCGTCGGGCCGACGAGCTGGCGACGGGCGCCGCCAACGCCTGA
- a CDS encoding hemerythrin domain-containing protein: MAEHTAIINAAGQLRRAIEGGGEEAVHAAADTLAGLLHPHTAAEEVGLFSVMRREEQFTEHISDLCSEHTELDERLAAVRAGDHAAYPAFEHLLRQHIDREDNGLFPAAAIALDGPDWAEVEQTTPPAP; encoded by the coding sequence ATGGCCGAGCACACCGCGATCATCAACGCTGCCGGCCAGCTGCGCCGGGCCATCGAGGGCGGCGGGGAGGAGGCGGTCCACGCCGCCGCCGACACCCTCGCCGGCCTGCTGCACCCGCACACCGCCGCGGAGGAGGTGGGCCTTTTCTCGGTCATGCGGCGCGAGGAGCAGTTCACCGAGCACATCAGCGACCTCTGCTCCGAGCACACCGAGCTCGACGAACGGCTGGCCGCGGTCCGCGCCGGCGACCACGCCGCATACCCCGCCTTCGAGCACCTGCTGCGTCAGCACATCGACCGCGAGGACAACGGGCTCTTCCCCGCGGCCGCGATCGCGCTGGACGGCCCGGACTGGGCCGAGGTGGAGCAGACCACTCCCCCCGCACCGTGA